In Epinephelus fuscoguttatus linkage group LG15, E.fuscoguttatus.final_Chr_v1, a genomic segment contains:
- the LOC125902826 gene encoding putative nuclease HARBI1: MPAVLDGIINMTSRYIRFPYTVGEQANIERQFAAMSGFPNVIVAIDCTQVAIRALSENEFVYVNRKNVRTINVQVMCTSNMVLTNLVARWPGSTHDSFILMHSSVGNRLQAGAARDGWLLGDSGYPLRRWLLTPFTNPQSAKEVCFNVAHSRACSIVERAIGLLKNWCLDASGGRLLYHPTKVCKIIRACGAQRGTEGCHSPPAWSPSMRTPTHNHLPDMRSFNREQGSVKVSCGICNKTARQCQSGPRHFQVRHALGMHWCWTHWCWGQPGLQLRCQDTPCLEPPRHPPLPTLE, encoded by the exons ATGCCAGCCGTTTTGGATGGCATTATAAACATGACCAGTCGATACATCAGGTTTCCTTACACTGTGGGTGAACAGGCCAACATTGAAAGGCAATTTGCAGCAATGTCTGGTTTCCCAAATGTAATCGTCGCAATTGACTGCACTCAAGTTGCTATAAGGGCTCTGAGTGAAAATGAATTTGTCTATGTGAACCGAAAAAATGTGCGTACAATCAATGTACAAGTTATGTGTACCTCAAACATGGTTTTGACAAATTTAGTGGCACGGTGGCCTGGGTCAACACATGACTCATTCATCCTGATGCACAGCAGTGTAGGGAACAGACTGCAGGCAGGCGCTGCACGTGATGGCTGGCTCCTGG GTGACAGTGGCTACCCCCTAAGGCGTTGGCTCCTCACCCCTTTCACCAACCCACAGAGCGCAAAGGAGGTGTGCTTTAATGTGGCCCACTCTCGTGCGTGCTCCATTGTGGAGCGAGCCATTGGCCTCCTCAAAAATTGGTGTTTAGATGCCTCGGGGGGAAGATTGCTCTATCACCCTACAAAGGTGTGTAAAATTATTAGGGCTTGTGGAGCACAACGTGGCACTGAGGGATGCCATTCCCCTCCCGCCTGGTCTCCCTCCATGAGGACCCCGACCCACAACCACCTCCCCGACATGAGGAGTTTCAACAGGGAGCAAGGCTCCGTGAAGGTGTCATGCGGCATTTGCAATAAGACAGCAa GACAGTGTCAGTCAGGACCCAGACACTTCCAGGTGCGCCATGCGCTCGGGATGCACTGGTGCTGGACGCACTGGTGCTGGGGACAGCCAGGCCTTCAGCTACGGTGCCAGGACACGCCGTGCCTGGAACCTCCGCGTCACCCACCGCTTCCAACTCTAGAGTGA